DNA sequence from the Leptospiraceae bacterium genome:
GGATTAGTGTTGGCAGGATAGCGCAGTTCATGGGAAAATGTTTCGACTAATTCTTCGTTTTTCTTTCTTTTCTTACCAATTTCACTATCCGAACAAACTGCAAAGCTATGCAGCGGGACTTCACTTTCCTGTGTCCACTCTGTTAGAGTTTGGGATAATAACGCAAGACTCGGCACAAGAAACAAAACCCATTTACCTTTACCGGCTTCTTTTTCAGCAATTTTTAAACTGGTAAAAGTCTTACCTGTGCCGCAGGCCATAATAAGCTTGCCCCGATCTGAAGTTTTTAAACCTTCGATTACTGAATTTACTGCGAGTTTCTGATGGTTGCGCAGTTTCTTTTTTTCTTTTAAAACAGGCTTTTTATCTGGATGGAATTTTGTCCAATCAATCTGGCTACTCTTTAGATCATGAAGATCTATTTTTGTTACCGGTGGATTTTGTCCAATAAGGGCGTCTTCCGCATGTTCACTCCAATTATTTGTTGTAGCAATAATGATTCTATGCGTAAAGGGTTTCTTACCCGAAGCAGTAAAAAAGCTATCAATATCCGATTTTTGAACCCTGTGATTTTCTGCATAAAACTTGCATTGAATGGCATGATACTCTTCTGTGCCTTTTGTTTTTGCTACCAGATCAATACCTGTATCCATCCCGGAAATGCCGCTCTCCTTCGCCCAATCTGCATATTTCCAGACTTTTTCATAGAGATCACTATAGGTTGGCTCATATCGAAAATACGCAAGGGCCAGCTCTTCAAAATATGTTCCTTTTTCCCGTTCGGTTCTGGAAACAGTTCTATAATTGTGTAGAAGCACATCCAGATTGGAAGTATATAAGTTTGATGAATTTGAAGTCATTATAATAAGCCGATTCAACCTTTTGATTCACAAATTTAGAGTAATAAGATAGGATTTACAAATATCTTCATACTAAAAAATGCCATAATCTTTCAAAATCATAGCAAATAACAAATAAGTCCAAGCTGCAACTAAAAAAATAATCAGGAAGCTAAAAATGACGCAGGATACTTACAGAATTTTTTTAAGGGAAACAATCAAATCTTTTAAAATATGCAATAGTTTCGGATCTTTTCGGACTTCATTAAGAATGATTTCTTCTTCTTCACTAAGAGAATTGCTGCTTTTCACATCCAACATTTGTCCGGTTCCCTGTATTAGCCATTTAATGCTAAATCCATGCTCTTCATTTAGTTTAAGAATAACATCGATTGGGAGGTGTTTGGCTCTACCATTAATAATATCACTTAAAAACGTATGGAAGAAAACCCGCATCCCGGTTTTTCAAGGGAAGAAGTGGAAAGGGATCTGGAGGCATTACATGTTTAGCTTTCAGCGATCAGCACGCTCAAGGCTTAGCTATTAGTTTTTAGATATTAGGGATTAGTAATAGTTCCAGAGCTTGTTTTCCTTTTGGAAAGCCATACTTTCAAGCAAAACCACTAATTTTACGCTATCAGCTCTTAGATAGTTAAGCATCCCTTTTATAAGAAAAAGCTTATCTATCACAAAAGCTGATGGCTGTTTAGCTGATCGCTGACAGCTAAAACCAAACCTCTAATCCCTAAGCACTTTTTTGAAAAACTTTTCAAGATAGGCTTTCGGAAGTTCAGTCATTTCTGAAATGAAATCAAGAGAGGAACCTGCATGTTTCATTTTTATCGCGGTTCGGAGGGCTTTTTTATGCTCAGCTCTTTTTCTCTCTTTCTCAATTACTTTCTCTGCCAGCAGGCGTTCTTGTTCGATGCCCTGTTCCACTCCTTTTTTGAGTCCTTCATGGTAGGCATAATGCCTCATCGCCATAAAATCCCTTTCCGATTTCAGGCGCATCTCGTAATAAGCCCTGGTCTTATCGTCGAGGGATATATCTTTCAAAGCTTCTATCGCTTCTTCCATGACCGGGTTTCTTTCTTGCAACTCTTTCATCTCTTTTTCCTGCAAATGCTCGGCTTTTCCAAGGAAATACAACCAGTTTTCCAGCTCAGTATCGAGTTCCTCTACCTGTTTCAGAAATTTGGGTAGTTCTATTATATGGATTTCCAGATCTTTCGTCAAGGCTATTTCCGGATTCTCTTTTTCTAATAGCTGGAAAGTAGAATGAAAGTTGTCTATTTGCAGCAGGTTAAAATTCAAGAAAGAAACGGAATACACAGGTTGCAGCTGAACATATGTAGCTCCTTTTTTAATTTGCTGTGAATAGAGCTTAGCCCAGTAATACAATACCCTTTTTCCAAAATAATCCTGGGGGAAGCCCTGCATTTCTACTCCAAAATGCTCATTGCGTTTATTTACAGCATGTATATCCAGAATAGATAATTTATCATTCCGGGTGTTACCGGGTATTTCCGGATTGAGTATTTGTAGACTTTCGATCCTATTCCTTCCCTTAAATCCGAGAACAGCATCTAAGAGTTTTGCTAAGAGATTAGGTTTCTTTATGCAAAATATCTTAAATACAATATCACTATATAAGGGTAAAAGCCTGTTCTGTTTTTCCGTATCTTTCTGTTTCATTTTATGATCCCCTACTATAAAGGGTTTGAAAATGCACAAATGGAACAAAAAATTTTTATAGAAGGGAAGCCGAAACTGGACTTTTGGGATACTTTTTGAGATTTTTTTCAAAATAGCTTGTATCTGGCTACTTCTGACTTGCTCGAAGCTCGCTTCTGGCTTATTAACGTTTAGGGAAGAACAAAAAAATTATCAGTGGATATTTTCCCTAATTATTTAAAAAAAAGGAATATTCTAAATTCTTTATCTTCATTTTTTGTTTGATTCCTTTTTTAATAAAAACGAAATTATTTAAGAACAATAAAGTTCAATTAATATAAAAGGATATTTTATGAAAACTGTATATATGAAAATACTATATATTTCTGAACTTATAAATACCCACATATTAAAAAACATTCTGCGTTTTTTCGATGTCTTTGGTTCCGGTTCCTATAATTCTACGAATGGGAACAGGAAGAATAAAAGTGTAGATTTTATCTGTATTCCGGGAGCTTGTGTCCCTAACTCCTTTTACCTTACCTTGAACCAGGAAGTCAAACTATAGCGATTTACATAACAGACTGAAACTTCATGTTCTAGTTCCCGTGATAAAAATAAAACCAGAGTTCCGGGTGAAGGGGGAACCTCTATTATTGTTTCCTTATACTCTTTTTCTTTTTTATAAATTTTTAAAAGTCCTCCATGAAACTCTTCCCAAAATTTATTCAAATAAAGAACCGCTGTTAGCATACGTTTATTGGAGTTTAAAAAATTATCCAGATGTCGTAAGTAGAAACTTCCGGGTGGATAGATGGCATAATGCAGTTCTACCGAAAAAAGACCCATGAAGAAATACCGATTCACCCTTTCTTTAATTTCTTCTAATTTCTGCAAATAGAGTTTTTGAACGGGGCTAGGAGAGTTCTCTTCTATCCAATAGATTTTGTCTCCCCGAATGTCTTTTCGTAAATCCTGACCCCTTCCGATTCCGGCAGGTTTAAAACAGGCTCTTTTTTCTAATTCAGAAATTTCGTATCGAAACATCCTGACTTCTTCCGGACTTATGTAATTCTCAATAACACAGTAGGAATCTTGTTGCAGTTTCTCTAAGTGAGCAAGAAACGGATCCTCTTCGTATCTTTCGGTAAGCATATAATCCTAGGAATTAGGATTTTCTGCCTGATTTTGTGGCAAGTATAATTTAATCTTTCATAAGGGAGTCCGGTAAATTTTTTGAAGCTTTTGCTCCCAAATCCTTAATTTTTTCGGCACTACGAATCAAGTTACCCTGTCCTTCCGAAAGACGTTTGAGGGCTGAATCATAAGCTTTTTGCCCCTGTTCAAGGGAGGTTCCTATACGCTGTAAGTCTTCCACAAAATTTACAAATTTATCATATAGTAATCCACCCTGTTTGGCAATCTCTAATACGTTTTTAGACTGATTTTCCTGCTTCCAGATATTACTTATAATACGAAGAGTAGCAAGTAAAGTAGAGACGGTAACTATAACAACATTTTTTTCAAGTGCAAATTGATATAAATCCGAATTCTCTTTGAGTGCCAGACTAAAGGAAGGTTCTATGGGTATAAACATTAATACAAAGTCCGGTGATTGGATATTGTATAGACTTTGATAATTTTTTTTGCTAAGAGAGCTAATATGGTTTTTTATGGACTGTATATGTTCGGATAAATATTTTAGTCTTTCCGCATCCTCCTCCGTACTCATATATCTTTCATAAGCTAATAAGGAAAGTTTAGAATCTACAATAATAGAGCGGGAAGCGGGAAGATGGACAATGAAATCAGGTTGAAGCCTCTGGCCCGTTTCACTTTCCATACTTACCTGTTTGCTGAAATGTATTTCTCTCATGAGTCCGGAATTTTCAAAAACCTGTTCCAGAAGATACTCTCCCCAATCACCCCTGATCTTGCTATTCCCTTTGAGAGCAGCACTTAAATTAGCGGCTTCTTTGGCCAGGTTAAAGTTCAGGCTTTCCAGTTTACTGATCTGGGTCTTTAAAGAAACCGTTTCATGAAGTTGCTTTTCTCGATTTAAATCAATTTTCTTCTCAAAGCGTTCGAGCTTTTCTCCGAGGGGCTGTAAAATTGTAGCCAGGGTTTCTCCGGTTTTTTGATTTAATTGTAGAGAACTATCAAGTAAAACCTGGTTTGCTATATGTTTAAAATCCAGTTTTAATTTTTCTCTTATATTTTCTTTTTCCTCTTTTACTGAAATTAGCTGCTCTTTTAAAGAATTCGTTTCTGCTGTTTTATAAGCCAGATTTTGTGAATAACGATTTAATAATTCTTTATTCTTCTCTCCTTCTTCTTTACAATATCGCAGTTCTTTTTCGAGGTTTTCTATTTTTTCTTCTTTTATGATAAGCTCTGTTTTTTTTGATTCTAATTCTTCCAGGGATATAGTTTTATTTAGTTTTTTAGAAAGATACCAGACCGTAAGAAAAAAAAACGGAAACAGAAGACTTAAGAAAATATATCCTTCCATCAGGGAAATGCCTTTTTTGCATATTCATACAATCTAAAAGTGCCGGCGATGAGAATGTTTTCTTTTTCGTTTTGAAGAACCGTGACAAGATCGCTAAGTTGTATGTTCTGTAAGTTATAGAATCCCGGTATCTCTTTTTGAAAATCCGGACCCAGAACCAATTTGATTTCTTTTATTTTTTTATATTGTAATGCTTCTTCCAACATTGCTCTTCCATCCTTATCTTTCAGGCAGGCAAAATAAAACACCCAATCTTTTTGTGGATAGCGAAGGGATACTGAGTGTAAAAACATCTTTATCCCGGCGGGGTTGTGTCCTATATCAAAAATAACAGATGCGTCTTCTCGTAAGGTTTCAATTCGTCCGGGGGGAGGTATTAAGTTTTCTGAATAAGTTTTGTTTCTGCTTTCCGGTATTTTTTCCATTTTTAGTATTTTATTAAATGCAAAATAAGCTAACTTTTTATTATTATCGAGATAATCTCTGGAATTAACTAATCGATAGTAACTGGGTTCTACCCGATTATTCTTGCAGAACTTTTCCAATACAGGAAATATAGGGTCTGTTTTATCGATGGTATGAATAATATGCTTTGTATAATCGCTGATAATATTTAGTTTTTCGATTAGAATTTTTTCACGACTGCTACCTAAAATTTCCGTGTGATCTAAACCCACATTCGTAAGCACTACATAATCGGAAGATACTAATTTCGTTGCATCAAGTCTTCCGCCCAGTCCTGCCTCATAAACTTCTATATCGCATTTAGATTCATGAAAAAATAAAATACTCATCAGGGTTAAAAGCTCAAAATAAGAAAGTTCTCCTATTAAACTTTTTTCTTGCCTGGATAAATTTTTTAATTTGTTATCCAGCCAGTTTTCCGAAATGAATTCAGAATTTATTTGGATTCGTTCCAGATAAGATTCAAGGTGCGGAGAGGTATATAAGCCAACATTTTTAAATTTTCCCGACATAAGCGCCAGTTGGCTAATAAAATGAGAGGTTGAACCTTTTCCGTTTGTTCCTACAACCGAAATGCGGATTAACTTTTCTCGATTGATTTCGTCTCGATTTAGCTTAAAATAATCCAGAACCTCTTCGAGTTTCGTCAATGTGTAGTTTTGAAATGCATTAAAAAACCGGGTTTTTTCGAGGTTAGTAAGTTTCTGGAGGAAGCTCGTAAAAGAAGGATCTTCTGCCATGTAAGGTTTTTATTCCTATTTTTCGTTTTTATGGACAGGGTATTTTCAGGCCTTTTTCCTGAAATCATTTTTATTAAAAATTTTGTTCTGAATTTTTGCAAAAAAAATAAGAAGAGTAGAAAAAAATGCTTTACTAACTATACATATAATACGTATATATGTATATAGATAAAGGAGTGATGAATGTCAAAAGTTGATGATACTATATTTTTCATAACCAAAGATGATGCGAATGCTATCGCTACCCGCTTACTCGGCAGGCGGCTCAGCCGTCATGAGCTAAAAAGTGTTACAGAACGACTGGAAGAAGGTTTAAAGCAATGGGAAGAAATCTTACGTACTGCGGTTCTTTCAACGGTTAGCTAATTTTATTTCTACTTTAATCATGCCCTAATTTCGGGTCGATAGGATAGTTTTTTCCGGGACGAAAAGACAAGAGCTTTATCTATATCAGAAGATACTAAGTTCGTATTACGGGAAATAACTTTACTCCTATCGGCCTTTTTTTGAAAAATTCACTACTTTAACATATATTCAAATTGTAATGTTTTCTTCTTCAAAACCTAACACTTTATATTTTTCCATAAATTTTTCATTTGGTGTTTTTCCTCTTTTTGATAAAGAAAGATTTGGGTGTATGCCTTTTACAAAATACATTTCTATCCAGCCTTTGTTCTTTGCATATAGTTTACCTCTCGGTTCACATACAAAGAAATCTTTTACCAGCTCATAGGTAGAGTCAGAAATGTTAATTTCTCCACTCTCACCGGTCGATTCCATACGGCTGGCAGTATTTACCGTGTCTCCCCATACATCATAAGCGAATTTTTTTTGACCGATTACTCCTGCAACTAAAGGCCCAGAATGAATTCCAATTCTGAGTTCCCAAAAATTCTTCCCCTGTTTTATCCTGATTTTTTTTAATCTTCTGGAAAATTCGACAATCTTTAATGCCAGTAAAATACAATCTACCGCGTGACTTGGAGAGGGATTTGGGATTCCGGCAGCACACATATAGGCGTCACCTATAGTTTTTAATTTTTCGATTCCATATTCTTCAAGAATACTGTCTATTTTGCTAAAAAAATCATCAAGCTCACTGACCAGGTCTTCCGGACTAAGCTTTTGTGAGACACGGGTAAAACCAACAAAATCAGTAAACAAAACACTTGCATAATCATAACGTCTTGGTTTAGATCTCTTTCCTTCTTTTAATTCTATAGCCAGCTCTCTGGGTAAAATATTTAGAAGAAGTTCTTCTGACTTTTCCTGTTCGAATTGAAGGGCTTCTTCTGCCCGGAAGGTTTCTAAAAAGAATTGATAAGAGCAAATGGAAATGGTACTCAGGTTAAAAAGTATTGCTATAAAAAAAATGCTTCCATCAAAGATAGGAGGAAGAGGATACAGGGCACTGGTTTTGTAGTAGAAAAAAAAGATTAAACCTAAGAAAAAACTACTGATTAAAATTCCCGCTATAATAAAAAACTTATTCTCCCTATCCATCACAAAATATGGAAGGGGTAATAAGCTAAAGATGAGCATTTCAATTCTTGGACCGGGACCGGAATACAAACAAAGAATAACAATATAAATATGGGCAAGTATATAGGCCAAAATTTTAAAGATATGGGAAGGACTTTTGTTGTTGAATCTATACAGCAAGGCTAAAAAGAACATCAGAATACAGGATGTTAAGATATAGGCCAGAAGATGTTCTGTATACAGGATATTGAGATATAAATAGGCAATGAGTCCTATAACTAAACTTGCAAGAATGACAAGGACTAATTGTGAGATTCCAATGAATAAGAGTTTATTAAAGATAATCTCTCTCTTAGCCAGAACGGTATGATGTAAGTTCTGAATTTTTTCTGTAAAGACTAACTTTTTCCAGATCCTGCGTATTAACATAAAACTAAAATAAGATACAGAATCCCTGAAATAAAATCCAGCATAATTAATATCCCAAAGGAGTTTATGCCTGTATGGGTTTAGTAATTAGAGTAGAGGCTTAGAGTTTCGTGCTTTCTTCCAGTATCTTTAGAAGTTCTAAGTCCTCTATTTGCTTTGCCAGATCCAGAACGCTCAAACCCTTCTCATCCGGTATATCCGGATTGGCTCCTTTAACAAGCAGGCTTCTAATAATCCAGAAATAGTTTTCTTTTTCTCCGTGATGAATACTTTTTTTAATAAACTCGGGTAAAAGCTGTAAAGAGGGATTCGTCTTCAGAAAGTCTATAAAAAGGGATTCATGTAAACCCAGACAGGCCAGGTGTAAGGGAGTTTTCCCATCATCACCTTTTATATTGACCGAAACCCCGGCCTGTAAAAGCAAGCGCACAGAGGCGTATTCTCCATTCAAGCTCGCCCAGAAGATAGGAGTCCACCAGTTATAGGCCAGAGATTCTCTGTCTGCATTCTGTTTTAGAAGCCAATCAACCTGCCCCGTTTGACCTTTCAAGATACAGTAAGATAAAAGAGAAAGTCCGAAACTGTCTTCCTTTTCGTCTATTGCCTGTTTTAATTTTGGATTGGTTTTAACCTCGCAAAAACGAAGAAAGCTCTCTGTAGGTAAGGGACTTGTACTAAAATTTGAAAAAATGGTAAGAAACAGGAAAAATAAAATAAGAAACCCGACACGCACACAGAAAAGATGAAACCTTTTCCTCTAGAGTCAAGCCCTTATTCTGCTTGTAGAAAAGAGCTTCCTTACGAATCTTTACATCGTGGTAGAGCATATTTATCTCGTTCGACATGGAGAAACAGATTTCAACCTGCATAACATTGTACAGGGTGGAGGAATTGACAGTGTTCTGAATGAAAAAGGAAAAAGACAGGCCGAAGCCCTGGCTCAAAGGTTACAGGGCTCCGGGTTTCAAGCAGACATTATGTTTTCAAGTCCTTTGAAACGGGCAAAGGAAACGGCTGATATATTAGCTAAAAGTCTGAAGCAGGAGGTTCACACAGACTCTCTTTTGAAAGAAATCAGTTGTGGTAATTTCGAAGGACAAAAGTGGACAGAATTGGACCCTATTATAGTAAATCGAGTAAGAAGGGATCCCAAAGAAACCTATCCCGGTGGAGAAGGAATTTTACATGTACATCAAAGGGCAGAAAAATTTATTCAAAAAATGGAGAATTTACCGGTAAAATCCATTCTTATCGTTTCACACGGTCACTTCCTGCGTTGCTTTGCAACGGCTCTTCTAAGTTTGGAACCGCTTTTCACCCTGCAACTCTTTCAGGATAATTGTGCGTATTCTTACTTTAAAAAAACAGAAGAGTTTTATAAGTTAATCGTGTGGAACGATGTTTCTCATAGCCGGGATCTCTTATTCGACTTTTAGGGTAAAGCCTGCAGGTGCTGCAATATGCACCTGCGATAGCCCTAGGGGTTATTCGGATCCTGTGAGCTTCCCGGAGATTTCTCAAGAGAATTTAATAGACCGTCACTTGCATTTTTCAGGTATTGAATCTTTTCCTTTAAGCGGGCGGCATCATAATTTCCATCACTCAAGAGCTGGTGAGCCTGGGCCATGGCCTCGTTATAAGTCATTTGCAGGTTAAAAAGGGCCCTTTCTATAGAACCCGGATTTCCCAGTTTTCTTTTTCTTACGAAACGAGCGATAAATGCACTGAAAACTCCGAGGAAATAGTAGAAGTAGATGGGAATAATTAAGAAAAGAGAGGCTTTACCGATTGTAATGGCTCTAAACCTGCCAATGGTAATTTTATTTAAAATTGCCATTCCGGCGGCTATGAACAATACCGAGAAAATAAGGTTTACTTTTCGAGTGAAGGGGGAAACGCTGTTGAACATAATTAAAAGCAATACGGATAGGAACAACAGTATGAAAAACTCTACCGGAATCCAATGGAAAACAGTATGATAGATATCGAGGAGTTTGCTATAGTTTTTTAAAAACGATTTTGCAAGTTTACTGTAAGCTGCATAGTCAGCCCTGAATATTGCTAAGAAGTCATTTTGTACCGACATTATGAAAATCCTTTCTTTAGAAAATACCTTGTATCAGAAGCTTTCCACCTATTGGAGACAGAAAAGCTTTTCCTTAAGAGTAAGCCTGATTTATATTTGTATTGTATTACCGTTTATCTATTATCACGAGGCACATTTACCCTTGCCCGTCATTACTCTTTTATCTTCTCTTACTCTAATATTTTCGGCTATATGTCTGATTTTTACTATATTTATTCTCAGGATTTTATTTCAAAAAAAAACAGGAATCCTTAACTTTTTGCAGGAGTTTCTTTTTGTTTCTCTTGTTTTCCTGCTTTTGTATATTATAGGATTTCTCAAACAAAGACCTGCCGTTTTATTTATTTTCGCTTATAGTTTTATTGTTTTTCTTTTAAAATTATTAAAAGAAGCTCTTTATTACCGGGTGGCATTAAGCGGTTACGCGATTTTCTTAAATGTTTTCTTGAGTTTTGCTTTCTTGCAATTTACCGAACTTTACACTTATCGAAAACTACAGGAATGGAGATTTGGCGAAACCAACCAACGTCTTTCGGAATGGTCTTTTGACGAAAAAAACCGTCTTGTAGCGAATACGAATCTCCCTCTTTATTATAAATTGCCCGTGGATATGTTTCTGCATAAGGTAAAGGATCTTTCTTCTGATAGCCGGACAGGAGTAGGGAACCTTATAGGTCTCATTTCCTATTCACAGGTGGATCCAAACCTATATCCTTATATCCGATTCTTCTTAATTCCGGCCCGTTATAAGCCAGAAGTTAATAAACTTCAAAAGGAATTTGAAGTCCTCTTGAAGACAAAGGTTAACCGGGGAGAAATCGAAGAATTAAAGTTTATAGGAGAAAGAGAATATAAAAAGAAAAAATGGAAAGGGGCTTTCTGGACGTTTTACGACAGATTGCGCCCCCGTTATTCTAAAACCGGATACTATTTACTTCCCTTATCCAGTGGAAATTTCATTATTTTAGAAATCCGGGAAAATCTGGTAAAAGAAAGCTTTCACCAGAAAGAAATCCGGGAAATTCTGAAGAGTCTTACTCAATCATTAAAAATTTAATGCAATTAAAGAAAGCGGGTTTACCATTTCTCCCTTTACCCGTAAGCCGAGGTGCAGGTGAGGACCGGTAACTCGTCCGGTAGCTCCCACTCTTCCAATTAATTGACCGCGTTTTATCAACTGGCCTTTTTTAACATGGGTACGGGATTGGTGCATGTATAAAGAAAAAACATCCCCTCCATGGTCGATAATGGTAAAAACTCCTTCAAAAAACATTTTTTTAGAAAGGACTACTTTACCGGCTTCTATAGCATAGATAGGTGTTCCTTTTTTACCGCGAAAATCTACACCTTTATGGGCTTTTACATTTCGGCTACTATAAGCACGTACCGCGTTATAGGAACTTGTGATAAACGTACTTTTTAAAGGGTATTTAAAGTCACCTTCAAGATGAAGCTTTTCCTTTGAGCGAAAAGCCTGGTTTTTCAGTTCAGTGCAGTGACGGATAAAGGCCAGGGTTTTTTTGGAAAAGCCCTGGTTAAACTTTTTAGGAGTCTTCAATCGAGCAATTTTTCGTTTATTTTTAAAACTCGAACGCTTATAATGTTGCTTCTCTACCGGTACTTTGAATTCTTTATGAAAACTCAAATCCCCGGTTCCGTAGTCAAGTTCCAGGATATGCTTTTCCGGACGTATGCCGGGAGAAATCGGAAGAAAACTGATGTATTGGCTACCCAGTTTATGAAGCCTGTACCACTTCTTGGACCATTTTATACGGAGCAAATGAGGGGAAAAATTCTGACTTCTGGGATTGGCCTTAAGAATGAGGGCCATTACTTCCCCTTTCTTGAATTTCCTTGCTTTTAAGTAAATCTGAAAATGGCTATCTTTATAATAGTAAGTCTTGGCTGAACTTTGTTTGTTTCCCCCATTTTCTTTACCGGGAAAAATGGGCTGAATAAATAGAAACAAAACTACAAATATCAGTAAAAAAATGTTTTTAAACATATATAGCCCCTTTATATAATAATACCAATGTTCCTATCTATAAGCCGGATTCTGTAACCATTGCTGGCCGGTAACCATTTATCTTGCCTTCTTTTTTCAAAAAAGGTCTTTGCTCTCTACCCACAACCATGGTCAGGCAAAACTCGTAACGGTTGTCTACTTGAGATTGCAC
Encoded proteins:
- a CDS encoding PD-(D/E)XK nuclease family transposase; its protein translation is MKQKDTEKQNRLLPLYSDIVFKIFCIKKPNLLAKLLDAVLGFKGRNRIESLQILNPEIPGNTRNDKLSILDIHAVNKRNEHFGVEMQGFPQDYFGKRVLYYWAKLYSQQIKKGATYVQLQPVYSVSFLNFNLLQIDNFHSTFQLLEKENPEIALTKDLEIHIIELPKFLKQVEELDTELENWLYFLGKAEHLQEKEMKELQERNPVMEEAIEALKDISLDDKTRAYYEMRLKSERDFMAMRHYAYHEGLKKGVEQGIEQERLLAEKVIEKERKRAEHKKALRTAIKMKHAGSSLDFISEMTELPKAYLEKFFKKVLRD
- a CDS encoding ankyrin repeat domain-containing protein; translation: MRVGFLILFFLFLTIFSNFSTSPLPTESFLRFCEVKTNPKLKQAIDEKEDSFGLSLLSYCILKGQTGQVDWLLKQNADRESLAYNWWTPIFWASLNGEYASVRLLLQAGVSVNIKGDDGKTPLHLACLGLHESLFIDFLKTNPSLQLLPEFIKKSIHHGEKENYFWIIRSLLVKGANPDIPDEKGLSVLDLAKQIEDLELLKILEESTKL
- the rmuC gene encoding DNA recombination protein RmuC, translating into MEGYIFLSLLFPFFFLTVWYLSKKLNKTISLEELESKKTELIIKEEKIENLEKELRYCKEEGEKNKELLNRYSQNLAYKTAETNSLKEQLISVKEEKENIREKLKLDFKHIANQVLLDSSLQLNQKTGETLATILQPLGEKLERFEKKIDLNREKQLHETVSLKTQISKLESLNFNLAKEAANLSAALKGNSKIRGDWGEYLLEQVFENSGLMREIHFSKQVSMESETGQRLQPDFIVHLPASRSIIVDSKLSLLAYERYMSTEEDAERLKYLSEHIQSIKNHISSLSKKNYQSLYNIQSPDFVLMFIPIEPSFSLALKENSDLYQFALEKNVVIVTVSTLLATLRIISNIWKQENQSKNVLEIAKQGGLLYDKFVNFVEDLQRIGTSLEQGQKAYDSALKRLSEGQGNLIRSAEKIKDLGAKASKNLPDSLMKD
- a CDS encoding M23 family metallopeptidase — translated: MFKNIFLLIFVVLFLFIQPIFPGKENGGNKQSSAKTYYYKDSHFQIYLKARKFKKGEVMALILKANPRSQNFSPHLLRIKWSKKWYRLHKLGSQYISFLPISPGIRPEKHILELDYGTGDLSFHKEFKVPVEKQHYKRSSFKNKRKIARLKTPKKFNQGFSKKTLAFIRHCTELKNQAFRSKEKLHLEGDFKYPLKSTFITSSYNAVRAYSSRNVKAHKGVDFRGKKGTPIYAIEAGKVVLSKKMFFEGVFTIIDHGGDVFSLYMHQSRTHVKKGQLIKRGQLIGRVGATGRVTGPHLHLGLRVKGEMVNPLSLIALNF
- a CDS encoding 2OG-Fe(II) oxygenase → MLTERYEEDPFLAHLEKLQQDSYCVIENYISPEEVRMFRYEISELEKRACFKPAGIGRGQDLRKDIRGDKIYWIEENSPSPVQKLYLQKLEEIKERVNRYFFMGLFSVELHYAIYPPGSFYLRHLDNFLNSNKRMLTAVLYLNKFWEEFHGGLLKIYKKEKEYKETIIEVPPSPGTLVLFLSRELEHEVSVCYVNRYSLTSWFKVR
- a CDS encoding adenylate/guanylate cyclase domain-containing protein, with amino-acid sequence MLIRRIWKKLVFTEKIQNLHHTVLAKREIIFNKLLFIGISQLVLVILASLVIGLIAYLYLNILYTEHLLAYILTSCILMFFLALLYRFNNKSPSHIFKILAYILAHIYIVILCLYSGPGPRIEMLIFSLLPLPYFVMDRENKFFIIAGILISSFFLGLIFFFYYKTSALYPLPPIFDGSIFFIAILFNLSTISICSYQFFLETFRAEEALQFEQEKSEELLLNILPRELAIELKEGKRSKPRRYDYASVLFTDFVGFTRVSQKLSPEDLVSELDDFFSKIDSILEEYGIEKLKTIGDAYMCAAGIPNPSPSHAVDCILLALKIVEFSRRLKKIRIKQGKNFWELRIGIHSGPLVAGVIGQKKFAYDVWGDTVNTASRMESTGESGEINISDSTYELVKDFFVCEPRGKLYAKNKGWIEMYFVKGIHPNLSLSKRGKTPNEKFMEKYKVLGFEEENITI
- a CDS encoding histidine phosphatase family protein, giving the protein MVEHIYLVRHGETDFNLHNIVQGGGIDSVLNEKGKRQAEALAQRLQGSGFQADIMFSSPLKRAKETADILAKSLKQEVHTDSLLKEISCGNFEGQKWTELDPIIVNRVRRDPKETYPGGEGILHVHQRAEKFIQKMENLPVKSILIVSHGHFLRCFATALLSLEPLFTLQLFQDNCAYSYFKKTEEFYKLIVWNDVSHSRDLLFDF